The proteins below are encoded in one region of Nitrospirota bacterium:
- a CDS encoding NADH-quinone oxidoreductase subunit C, producing the protein MSILKNAIISALGVEAVFDGNNYPASMDFCVVPRGKFVDAAKAMKKVHALLAAEWASDESQLGRGFGVFACYRWGAEYLIVKIELPYDDPIFASITNKFMPAYRFERQMKSLMGVVPVGHPDLRPWIKFEDWPEDAWPLRKSFDALKPMPRVAGEYKFVRAEGEGVYEIPVGPVHAGIIEPGHFRFQAVGEDILNLEERLGYVHKGIEKRFEALSWQEGSRLAGRVSGDTTVAHSLAYCMALETMTGCRVPERAQWLRALFLERERIANHLGDLGAICNDAAFAFMLYQMSRLKEIMLRTNHKLFGHRFMMDRIIPGGVSVDIGPDGRELILSELKKLLKEFNRLVIIYDENSSLEDRVRETGILIPEKARELCAVGIVARASGLNLDCRTQNPFPPYDRIGVNVPVLISGDVHARAWVRVEEVRESIRIIREIINALPSGAISAEAGIPAPDTSGFSAVEGWRGEIVYWLQAGPNSEVNRCMVRDPSSVNWLGLEQAVLGNIVPDFPLCNKSFNQSYSGHDL; encoded by the coding sequence ATGAGCATATTGAAAAACGCGATAATATCAGCCCTCGGAGTGGAAGCAGTGTTTGATGGAAACAATTATCCAGCTTCCATGGATTTCTGCGTTGTGCCGAGAGGGAAATTCGTAGACGCCGCAAAGGCGATGAAAAAGGTCCACGCCCTTCTTGCGGCTGAATGGGCTTCCGACGAATCGCAGCTTGGCAGGGGCTTCGGCGTATTTGCCTGCTACAGATGGGGTGCTGAGTACCTGATCGTAAAGATCGAGCTTCCGTATGATGATCCGATCTTTGCCAGTATCACGAATAAATTTATGCCTGCCTACCGTTTTGAACGCCAGATGAAGAGCCTCATGGGTGTCGTGCCTGTGGGGCATCCTGACTTGAGGCCGTGGATAAAATTTGAAGACTGGCCTGAAGACGCATGGCCGCTCAGGAAATCCTTTGACGCTTTAAAGCCGATGCCGCGTGTTGCCGGTGAATACAAATTCGTCAGGGCGGAAGGGGAGGGCGTTTATGAAATACCGGTCGGGCCTGTGCACGCGGGAATTATTGAACCGGGGCATTTTCGCTTTCAGGCAGTGGGAGAGGACATTCTCAATCTCGAAGAGAGGCTTGGATATGTACATAAAGGGATTGAGAAAAGATTTGAAGCGCTTTCATGGCAGGAAGGCTCAAGGCTTGCTGGACGCGTGTCAGGAGATACAACCGTCGCGCACAGCCTCGCTTATTGCATGGCGTTGGAGACCATGACAGGATGCAGAGTGCCGGAGCGCGCGCAGTGGCTGAGGGCGCTTTTTCTTGAAAGGGAGCGCATTGCCAACCATCTCGGAGACCTCGGCGCGATCTGCAATGACGCAGCCTTCGCGTTCATGCTTTATCAGATGTCGAGGCTCAAGGAGATTATGCTTCGGACAAACCACAAACTGTTCGGGCACAGATTTATGATGGACAGGATAATCCCCGGAGGGGTATCGGTTGATATTGGTCCGGACGGCAGGGAATTAATATTATCTGAGCTGAAAAAGCTCTTAAAGGAATTCAACAGGCTCGTGATTATCTATGATGAGAATTCATCACTTGAAGACAGGGTGCGGGAGACCGGTATTCTCATCCCTGAGAAGGCGAGAGAATTGTGCGCGGTGGGGATTGTCGCGAGGGCCAGCGGGCTTAATCTCGACTGCCGCACGCAAAATCCTTTTCCGCCTTATGACCGCATCGGCGTGAACGTTCCGGTGCTTATTTCCGGCGACGTGCACGCAAGGGCGTGGGTCAGGGTCGAAGAGGTAAGAGAGTCCATACGGATCATCCGCGAGATAATTAATGCGCTTCCATCCGGCGCGATATCCGCTGAGGCTGGAATTCCTGCGCCGGATACGTCAGGGTTTTCCGCTGTGGAGGGATGGCGCGGAGAGATTGTCTACTGGCTCCAGGCAGGGCCGAATAGCGAAGTCAACAGGTGCATGGTAAGGGACCCCTCCAGCGTCAACTGGCTTGGGCTTGAGCAGGCGGTGTTAGGCAATATAGTGCCCGACTTTCCGCTCTGCAATAAGAGTTTTAATCAGTCATATTCGGGGCATGATCTGTGA
- a CDS encoding rhodanese-like domain-containing protein: MKKILLLLLVVSFVFAFAGISTADDAPTPAKLEGVKIVTSDEVKALLGQKGVHIFDMRKALNYGKGHLQGAVSLPFKWTVENEDASKRAGEFNMSVLPQDKNAKIVFHSDGPTGWKSYYAAKIAKEAGYKNVMWFRDGFDDWSKKGYPLEH; this comes from the coding sequence ATGAAAAAAATTCTATTACTGTTGTTAGTCGTTTCTTTTGTATTTGCATTTGCAGGCATTTCAACGGCAGATGATGCGCCGACACCGGCAAAACTCGAAGGAGTAAAGATTGTGACCTCAGACGAGGTAAAGGCGCTGTTAGGACAGAAAGGTGTGCATATCTTTGATATGAGAAAGGCGTTGAATTACGGCAAGGGCCACCTTCAGGGCGCAGTTTCACTCCCGTTCAAGTGGACAGTGGAGAATGAGGATGCAAGTAAGCGCGCAGGCGAGTTTAACATGTCTGTATTGCCTCAGGACAAGAATGCGAAGATTGTTTTTCACAGCGACGGGCCGACTGGCTGGAAATCATATTACGCTGCCAAGATAGCAAAAGAGGCCGGTTATAAAAACGTGATGTGGTTCAGAGACGGTTTTGACGACTGGTCTAAAAAGGGCTATCCTTTAGAGCACTAA
- a CDS encoding methyl-accepting chemotaxis protein: protein MTIRNRIVFSSVILCALFITMVLINWFGNKSVAENTELAWIFEDETMHLQGLFRGINEFIIDEGEPLSRQLTQEHLKGFDELHELLTTQLKDAELRKTMQEKIIPQWKKVREGAETFLNIKLIKVTNDDAMLQYGQLTTEAKDLLKEVDALAAKSLADAKATAIKIERIINIVVAVILLIMCFILINLYRSITSPIKALNTIAEGFEKGDLSIVMDESNKDEFGKLASNFNRALNKLSSFISTLKNDINAVALNAEGFSANTARIATNAQEQTSQTSSAVAATEELSATFNDIVQNTEIVSNSARESFALAIESGDVVIDAMNRMNSIAGTVKEASDIVSSLSHRSAQIGEIIKVIDEIADQTNLLALNANIEAARAGEQGRGFSVVANEVRKLAERTTSATKEIADTIKGIQDDTNKAVQSMQHCTKEVASGSDLAGKAGNSLQMIVVSAQNVTEMIQRIAATVEEQSSAANEITANLSTVANLSEQTNDSAQKSSESSIQLQRMATELKALADEFKLRNEAADYDGGEEYPDFETKTPSPANHNLQ from the coding sequence ATGACTATCAGAAACAGGATCGTCTTCTCCTCTGTGATATTGTGCGCGCTGTTTATCACAATGGTGCTGATAAACTGGTTCGGAAATAAGTCGGTTGCTGAAAACACCGAGCTTGCCTGGATTTTTGAAGACGAGACCATGCACCTTCAGGGTTTATTCAGAGGGATAAATGAGTTTATTATTGACGAAGGGGAGCCTCTCTCCAGGCAGCTTACCCAGGAGCATCTGAAAGGGTTTGATGAGTTACATGAACTTCTCACGACACAATTAAAAGATGCTGAATTACGCAAAACAATGCAGGAAAAAATCATTCCTCAGTGGAAAAAAGTCAGAGAAGGCGCCGAGACGTTTCTGAATATTAAACTTATAAAAGTAACAAATGATGATGCAATGCTCCAATACGGCCAGCTCACCACGGAAGCCAAGGATTTATTAAAGGAAGTTGACGCCCTTGCCGCAAAATCGCTTGCAGATGCAAAAGCAACTGCAATAAAGATTGAACGCATCATCAACATTGTTGTAGCTGTAATCCTGTTAATAATGTGCTTTATATTGATCAACCTCTATCGCTCCATCACCTCACCCATAAAAGCGCTGAATACCATTGCCGAAGGTTTTGAGAAGGGCGATCTAAGCATCGTAATGGATGAATCTAATAAAGACGAGTTCGGCAAATTAGCTTCCAACTTTAATCGCGCACTGAATAAACTCAGCAGTTTTATTAGCACCTTAAAAAACGACATTAACGCAGTTGCACTAAATGCTGAAGGTTTCTCTGCAAACACTGCAAGGATTGCTACCAACGCGCAGGAGCAGACGTCACAGACCAGCAGCGCTGTTGCCGCAACTGAGGAACTGTCTGCGACATTTAATGACATAGTGCAGAATACTGAAATCGTATCAAATTCCGCGAGGGAGTCTTTTGCGCTTGCAATTGAAAGCGGAGACGTCGTTATTGACGCCATGAACAGAATGAATTCCATCGCAGGTACTGTAAAAGAGGCCTCGGATATTGTTTCAAGCCTCTCACACAGGTCGGCGCAAATCGGTGAGATTATTAAAGTGATAGACGAGATAGCGGATCAGACAAATCTCCTTGCGCTCAACGCAAACATTGAAGCCGCCCGCGCGGGAGAGCAGGGGAGAGGGTTTTCAGTAGTAGCAAATGAGGTAAGGAAACTGGCGGAGAGGACCACTTCCGCAACAAAGGAAATAGCCGACACGATCAAAGGCATCCAGGATGACACGAATAAGGCCGTCCAATCCATGCAACATTGTACAAAAGAGGTTGCAAGCGGTTCCGACCTGGCAGGCAAGGCGGGCAATTCACTGCAGATGATAGTGGTGTCCGCGCAAAACGTTACGGAAATGATCCAGAGGATCGCCGCTACAGTCGAAGAGCAGTCCAGCGCGGCAAATGAAATAACCGCCAATCTTTCTACTGTAGCGAACCTAAGCGAGCAGACCAACGACAGCGCTCAAAAATCCTCGGAATCCAGCATACAACTGCAAAGAATGGCAACGGAGCTTAAGGCCTTAGCTGATGAATTCAAGCTCAGAAATGAAGCTGCTGATTACGATGGGGGAGAGGAATACCCTGACTTTGAAACAAAAACACCTTCCCCCGCCAATCATAACCTTCAGTAA
- a CDS encoding AAA family ATPase — protein MYKEYFGLEEMPFSIAPDPRYLYMSEQHREALAHLVYGFNSDGGFVLLTGEVGTGKTTVCRCLLEQIPENSAIAFIVNPKLTVEELLATICDEFGIKYPHGNTSIKVFVDLLNGYLLESHEKGQKTVLIIDEAQNLSADVLEQLRLLTNLETNQVKLLQIILLGQPELREKLAQPELRQLSQRVIARYHLGSISKKELASYVSHRLTIAGVKRQLFTGPAIAKLYELSGGVPRLINVLCDRALLGAFALGKNEVTKPIVIKASREVFGGNSFLGQYKKAAVWLAAIMVPVVGVVLAATYYTKDDLNKSRKITANVPQQTTEQQATVIQPVTVIQPINVIQSPLPDKLEWPEGQPFNRSSETAFQSIFSQWGIVYQPRKNVQPCEQAKANGLQCLNDVGSLNTLRQLNSPAVLKLTDEKGKIFSAALNAFEGETAALTIGTSTKRVPVKDIESHWLGDFTLLWRAPADYHGDILPGDKGTVVRWLSERLSAMQGLQAQPRESLVYDAALVKEVKKFQLTEGLKPDGIIGPKTIIAINAAVDKEQPLLVKK, from the coding sequence ATGTACAAAGAATATTTCGGCCTCGAAGAAATGCCTTTCTCCATTGCCCCGGACCCCCGCTATCTCTACATGAGCGAGCAGCACAGGGAGGCGCTGGCCCATCTGGTATACGGCTTCAACAGTGACGGCGGCTTTGTCCTGCTCACCGGCGAGGTCGGGACCGGTAAGACAACAGTCTGCCGCTGTTTGCTGGAGCAAATACCGGAAAACTCCGCGATTGCATTTATTGTAAATCCTAAATTAACCGTCGAAGAGCTTCTGGCCACTATCTGTGATGAGTTCGGAATAAAATATCCGCATGGCAATACAAGCATAAAAGTCTTTGTGGACCTCCTGAACGGTTATTTACTCGAGTCCCATGAAAAAGGGCAAAAGACCGTCCTCATAATTGACGAGGCCCAAAATCTGAGCGCCGATGTTCTGGAGCAGCTTCGTCTTCTGACTAACCTTGAGACGAACCAGGTCAAGCTTCTTCAGATAATCCTGCTGGGACAGCCTGAGCTCAGGGAGAAATTAGCACAGCCTGAATTGCGTCAGCTTTCTCAGCGCGTTATTGCGCGTTACCATCTGGGATCTATATCTAAAAAAGAATTGGCGTCCTACGTTTCGCACCGTCTGACAATTGCCGGTGTAAAAAGACAGTTGTTTACAGGTCCCGCAATTGCTAAATTGTATGAATTAAGCGGAGGGGTACCACGTTTAATCAACGTCCTCTGCGACCGCGCCCTGCTCGGGGCCTTTGCCCTTGGGAAAAACGAGGTCACCAAACCCATAGTGATAAAAGCCTCGCGTGAGGTATTCGGGGGAAACAGTTTTTTGGGACAATACAAAAAAGCCGCTGTCTGGCTTGCGGCAATTATGGTTCCCGTAGTCGGTGTTGTGCTGGCTGCAACTTACTATACTAAGGACGACTTAAATAAATCACGGAAGATCACTGCAAATGTTCCTCAACAGACAACAGAACAACAGGCAACTGTAATACAGCCGGTAACAGTCATACAACCGATCAACGTCATTCAATCTCCTCTACCCGACAAACTGGAATGGCCTGAAGGTCAACCATTTAATCGAAGCAGCGAGACGGCCTTTCAATCCATTTTCAGTCAGTGGGGCATCGTATACCAACCCCGGAAAAATGTTCAGCCGTGCGAACAGGCAAAGGCAAACGGCTTACAATGTCTTAATGACGTCGGCAGTTTAAACACACTGCGTCAGTTAAACAGCCCCGCGGTGTTGAAACTCACGGATGAAAAGGGAAAGATTTTTTCCGCTGCTTTAAATGCATTTGAAGGGGAGACTGCTGCTTTGACAATAGGAACGTCAACCAAAAGAGTTCCCGTCAAAGATATCGAATCACACTGGCTCGGTGACTTCACGCTTTTGTGGAGAGCTCCGGCTGATTATCACGGCGACATCCTGCCCGGTGACAAGGGGACGGTTGTGCGGTGGCTGAGCGAGCGATTATCAGCTATGCAGGGACTACAGGCCCAGCCACGGGAAAGTTTGGTCTATGATGCCGCCCTCGTTAAAGAGGTAAAAAAATTTCAGCTCACTGAGGGACTGAAACCGGATGGCATAATAGGCCCCAAGACAATTATCGCAATTAACGCTGCTGTTGATAAGGAGCAGCCGCTGTTAGTAAAAAAATAA
- a CDS encoding NADH-quinone oxidoreductase subunit B family protein translates to MKILNQILRTGIVTEALPPEVEEEIKAVGTKLEEAIRRRFSRSLTIRQVDAGSCNGCELEIHAINNPIYNCERFGMHFTASPRFADMLLVTGPVTRNMEIALRRTYDSTPTPKLVVAAGDCGCNGGIFGETYASLGGIDKVIPVDVYIPGCPPTPIALLHGILKAVEVK, encoded by the coding sequence ATGAAAATACTCAATCAAATTCTAAGGACAGGGATTGTAACGGAGGCGCTGCCGCCGGAGGTTGAAGAAGAGATAAAGGCTGTCGGCACAAAACTGGAGGAAGCCATCAGAAGGCGTTTCAGCAGGAGCCTTACTATCCGGCAGGTGGATGCGGGCTCGTGCAACGGATGCGAGCTTGAGATCCACGCGATAAATAATCCAATCTACAATTGCGAGAGGTTCGGTATGCATTTTACCGCTTCCCCCAGGTTTGCGGACATGCTTTTGGTCACAGGCCCTGTGACAAGGAACATGGAGATAGCCCTACGCAGGACGTATGATTCAACGCCTACTCCGAAACTTGTTGTTGCCGCGGGAGACTGCGGTTGTAACGGCGGGATATTCGGAGAGACCTACGCTTCTCTGGGCGGCATAGACAAGGTCATTCCGGTAGACGTTTATATTCCCGGCTGCCCCCCGACCCCGATAGCGCTGCTCCACGGGATACTCAAGGCAGTAGAGGTAAAATAA
- a CDS encoding YwbE family protein produces the protein MIGNNRSDIRPGLRVSIVLKQDQRSGKLTEGIVRDILTKSPSHPHGIKVRLESGEVGRVKEIFDSKKPG, from the coding sequence ATGATTGGCAATAACCGCTCGGATATAAGACCTGGATTACGTGTTTCAATCGTCTTGAAACAGGACCAGCGTTCCGGGAAACTGACAGAAGGAATAGTAAGGGATATTTTAACCAAGTCGCCTTCGCATCCTCACGGTATCAAAGTGCGTCTGGAAAGCGGAGAAGTAGGACGCGTAAAAGAGATATTTGATTCCAAGAAACCCGGTTAG
- a CDS encoding general secretion pathway protein GspB: MSFILDALKKIEQKRQRGSVPDLMTVHIPAPEEQRKRPVWQYLVLAALILNAGILAVWLLPRDRGNQNTTAQTAADQQHETTAAETKTNKSIVTEKVSDKIFDTHSSSVKAAKEKPAREVNTAASGKQNVASKTVKQEQQSTAKATKQESKPEDQAPPLPAVDAITPPKKVASMKLPKAAATETLRKQSPKTIPALQEPQQPDTNKTASTNSIPELSQLPQNVQGELPKLSILGHIYSNSSDTRMVNVNGDILREGDTVAKNLTIKEITETGVVFNYSGTLFRVRAF, from the coding sequence ATGTCATTTATACTTGATGCGCTGAAAAAAATTGAGCAGAAACGCCAGCGGGGCTCCGTACCGGACCTGATGACGGTACATATTCCTGCGCCGGAAGAGCAGAGAAAGCGTCCCGTCTGGCAATATCTTGTGCTTGCGGCATTGATTCTGAACGCCGGCATATTGGCAGTCTGGCTCCTTCCACGGGATAGAGGCAATCAAAACACTACGGCTCAAACTGCCGCTGATCAGCAGCATGAAACAACAGCCGCAGAAACAAAAACGAATAAATCCATAGTTACTGAAAAGGTTAGTGATAAGATATTTGATACACACAGCTCATCCGTAAAGGCCGCTAAAGAAAAACCTGCAAGGGAAGTAAATACTGCCGCTTCAGGGAAGCAAAACGTTGCATCTAAAACGGTAAAGCAGGAGCAGCAATCAACTGCGAAAGCAACCAAACAGGAATCAAAACCTGAAGATCAAGCGCCGCCATTGCCGGCAGTTGACGCAATAACACCACCTAAAAAAGTCGCGAGCATGAAGTTGCCTAAAGCTGCTGCAACTGAAACACTAAGAAAACAATCTCCCAAAACAATTCCTGCACTGCAGGAACCACAGCAGCCGGATACAAATAAAACCGCCTCAACCAACAGCATCCCGGAATTAAGCCAGCTGCCTCAAAATGTCCAGGGCGAGCTTCCGAAGCTATCCATTCTCGGGCATATTTATTCCAACAGCTCCGACACCCGGATGGTGAATGTTAACGGTGATATTTTACGCGAAGGCGATACGGTGGCAAAAAATCTGACGATAAAGGAAATTACCGAGACAGGGGTCGTCTTCAACTACAGCGGCACCCTCTTCCGCGTCAGGGCGTTTTAA
- a CDS encoding response regulator transcription factor, whose amino-acid sequence MKKTRILLVDDHKILRDGIRSLLKEYQDMQVVGEAADGRTALQLVKELSPDIVIMDISMPDLNGIDATRKIIADHPGVKVMALSMHYDKHFVSEIFKAGASGYLLKECAFDEMAQAIRVVMDNKTYINPQIASLVVESLVTNTQRTNHQAFSLLTEREREVLQLIAEGRSTKQIAAHLSVSTKTIESHRRQVMGKLNIRNVADLTKYAIREGLTSV is encoded by the coding sequence ATGAAAAAAACAAGAATCTTACTGGTGGACGATCATAAAATCTTAAGAGACGGGATTCGCTCTTTGTTGAAAGAGTATCAAGACATGCAGGTCGTAGGTGAAGCCGCAGACGGGAGGACCGCATTACAACTTGTAAAAGAACTTTCACCGGACATCGTGATAATGGACATCAGCATGCCCGATTTAAACGGCATTGACGCTACGCGTAAAATTATTGCAGACCACCCCGGCGTAAAAGTTATGGCTTTATCAATGCATTATGATAAACATTTTGTCTCTGAAATATTTAAGGCCGGAGCATCGGGATATTTACTTAAAGAATGCGCCTTTGATGAAATGGCCCAGGCAATTCGAGTGGTGATGGACAACAAAACTTATATTAACCCCCAAATTGCAAGCCTTGTTGTAGAGAGTCTGGTAACCAATACTCAAAGAACCAATCATCAGGCGTTTTCCCTGCTCACTGAAAGAGAACGGGAGGTGCTTCAGCTAATAGCAGAGGGCAGATCAACAAAACAGATTGCGGCACATCTAAGTGTAAGCACAAAGACCATAGAGTCACATCGCCGTCAGGTTATGGGCAAATTAAACATTCGTAATGTGGCTGATCTCACAAAGTATGCCATAAGAGAGGGACTAACATCCGTTTAA
- a CDS encoding hydrogenase 4 subunit F, whose translation MLLVLLLVPLFAAVILGFVGDRKFAPEINIAGSAATFVAGAGLALQVYEQGPMLAGGKFFFVDAFNVYLAVLTSFVSMTTAIFSRRYMRREKEHGRVGHVRMRFYHAMFQLFIFAMLLCLLTNNIGVLWIAMELATLSTVLLVSLYRTPTAIEAAWKYFILCGVGIAQALFGTVLLYFAAEKVLGEGGEALLWTNLSQVSGSLEPTVLSLAFVFLMVGYGTKVGLVPLHNWLPDAHSEGPTPISAVLSGLLLNIALYALVRCKVLVDGSTGTHRAGNIMMGFGLLSILVAAFSLLRQKDIKRMFSYSSIEHMGIATFAFGLGGPIATFGALLHMLVHSLAKSSIFFTVGHASQMHRTQEMDKIRGLFKGNSLVGWGLMFGVMAIVGMPPFGVFTSEFLILTATIKDAPLLTPFLLLGLGVAFAALFRRVQPMVSGDMPPYQKPIKVAHLPVLLHMVLVLILGVYMPAFLNNWFHTAVELLK comes from the coding sequence ATGTTACTGGTTTTACTACTGGTGCCGCTTTTTGCGGCGGTGATACTGGGGTTTGTGGGAGACAGGAAGTTTGCGCCCGAGATAAACATCGCCGGGTCAGCCGCAACATTTGTAGCGGGCGCGGGACTTGCTCTGCAGGTTTATGAGCAGGGGCCGATGCTTGCCGGAGGGAAGTTTTTCTTCGTTGACGCGTTCAATGTCTATCTGGCTGTGCTTACATCTTTTGTCTCCATGACAACGGCGATCTTCAGCAGGAGATATATGAGGAGGGAAAAGGAGCACGGGCGGGTAGGGCACGTAAGGATGCGCTTCTATCACGCGATGTTCCAGCTTTTCATCTTCGCAATGCTTTTGTGTTTACTGACAAATAATATCGGCGTGCTCTGGATCGCTATGGAGCTCGCTACATTGTCCACGGTCCTGCTCGTCTCCCTATACAGGACACCTACCGCAATTGAGGCGGCGTGGAAATATTTCATACTCTGCGGCGTTGGTATCGCGCAGGCTCTCTTTGGAACGGTGCTGCTGTACTTCGCCGCTGAAAAAGTCCTTGGAGAAGGCGGCGAGGCGCTTCTCTGGACCAACCTGAGCCAGGTAAGCGGAAGCCTTGAGCCTACAGTTCTCTCTCTTGCCTTTGTATTTCTCATGGTAGGGTACGGCACGAAAGTCGGCCTTGTTCCCCTGCATAACTGGCTGCCGGACGCGCACAGCGAAGGCCCCACACCCATATCCGCCGTGCTTTCAGGCCTTTTGCTGAACATCGCGCTTTATGCCCTCGTAAGATGCAAGGTGCTTGTCGACGGTTCTACCGGCACACACCGCGCGGGAAATATAATGATGGGCTTCGGACTGCTCTCAATACTTGTTGCGGCTTTCTCTCTCCTGAGGCAGAAAGATATTAAACGCATGTTCTCTTATTCATCCATCGAGCATATGGGAATAGCGACCTTCGCCTTCGGCCTCGGAGGGCCCATTGCAACATTCGGCGCGCTCCTGCACATGCTCGTGCACAGTCTCGCAAAGTCATCCATATTTTTTACCGTAGGCCATGCCTCCCAGATGCACAGGACACAGGAGATGGACAAAATCAGAGGTCTCTTCAAAGGCAATTCACTGGTCGGATGGGGACTGATGTTCGGCGTAATGGCAATCGTAGGAATGCCGCCCTTTGGTGTCTTTACAAGCGAGTTTCTTATATTGACGGCAACAATAAAAGACGCGCCATTGTTGACGCCGTTTCTTCTGCTGGGTCTTGGGGTGGCTTTCGCTGCCCTTTTCAGAAGGGTGCAGCCGATGGTCTCAGGCGATATGCCGCCTTATCAGAAGCCCATAAAAGTAGCGCACCTGCCTGTGCTGCTGCATATGGTGCTGGTCCTTATTCTCGGCGTTTATATGCCGGCGTTTCTTAATAACTGGTTTCATACCGCAGTGGAGTTATTGAAATGA